In a genomic window of Candidatus Thiothrix sulfatifontis:
- the pheT gene encoding phenylalanine--tRNA ligase subunit beta gives MKVSEKWLREWIDTPLTLDAIADKLTMSGCEVEARDAVATAFTNIVVGHVVEREKHPDADKLSVCKVDNGRGEILQIVCGASNVRAGIKVPLALIGAVLPLPDGTDLKIKKGKLRGVESFGMLCSSTELGMSDKSDGLLELPDDAPVGMDIREYLQLDDEVIELAITANRGDCMSMIGVARETALVMDVPLNVPEIPAQTVQHTDTFPVELSATEACPRYVGRIIRNINPQAATPIWMQEKLRRAGVRSISATVDVTNYVLLELGQPMHAFDLDTLQGGIVVRYANAGETLKLLDGQTATLRNDTLVIADAAQPVAMAGIMGGEPTSVTAATCNVFLESAHFRPAKIMGKARSYGLQTDSAARFERGVDPDMPVKAMERATQLIVSICGGEVSTLVDTVADAGVLQRKTILLRPERIRRVLGVTMDAATVEGVLARLNCAFTAVESGWQVQAPLARFDLNIEEDLIEELARVRGYDSIPAELRPRAPRITQPSETAVKRENLRQLLVARGYQEAVTFSFVDPKMEQILAPAVDSIALANPISADLGVMRSTLWSGLLRAVAYNVNRQQSRVRLFEIGPAFSQGEDGKPQQKTMLSGVLTGNLYPEQWGQVNRPVDFYDLKGDVEALLEQVTGTRFHFAPVAHAALHPGQSAQMMTDAEVVGWMGMLHPKIEAQLGLEQPVYVFELNMQLLMQRVLPKYQAVSKFPAIRRDLALLVRDDALAVALENAVEKTAIPQLVSYYLFDVYTGKGIPEGQKSVALSLILQDFSRTLEDTEINQIVDTIVTSLQDEVGAVLR, from the coding sequence ATGAAAGTCAGTGAAAAATGGCTGCGTGAGTGGATTGATACCCCGCTGACGCTGGATGCAATTGCCGACAAACTCACCATGTCCGGTTGCGAAGTGGAAGCGCGTGATGCAGTAGCTACCGCGTTCACCAATATCGTGGTGGGGCATGTTGTTGAACGTGAAAAACACCCTGATGCCGATAAACTCAGCGTCTGCAAAGTGGACAATGGGCGTGGCGAAATCCTGCAAATCGTTTGCGGTGCAAGCAATGTACGTGCAGGCATTAAAGTGCCGTTGGCGTTGATTGGAGCGGTATTACCACTACCCGATGGCACAGATTTAAAGATCAAAAAAGGCAAGCTGCGCGGTGTGGAGTCGTTCGGCATGTTGTGTTCATCGACCGAATTGGGCATGTCCGACAAGTCCGACGGCTTGTTGGAATTGCCGGATGATGCGCCCGTGGGCATGGACATTCGCGAGTATTTGCAACTCGACGACGAAGTGATCGAGCTGGCAATTACTGCAAACCGTGGCGATTGCATGAGCATGATTGGCGTGGCGCGTGAAACCGCTTTGGTGATGGATGTGCCGTTGAATGTGCCGGAAATCCCTGCGCAAACTGTTCAGCATACTGATACATTTCCGGTTGAATTATCAGCGACGGAGGCTTGCCCGCGTTATGTCGGGCGCATCATTCGCAATATCAACCCGCAAGCCGCTACACCGATTTGGATGCAGGAAAAACTGCGCCGTGCGGGTGTGCGTAGCATTTCTGCTACGGTTGACGTAACCAATTACGTGTTGCTGGAACTTGGTCAACCGATGCACGCTTTCGACCTCGACACGCTGCAAGGTGGCATTGTGGTGCGTTACGCGAATGCGGGCGAAACGCTGAAGTTGCTGGATGGGCAAACCGCGACCTTGCGTAATGATACGCTGGTGATTGCCGATGCCGCACAGCCGGTGGCGATGGCGGGCATTATGGGCGGCGAACCTACGTCAGTGACGGCTGCTACCTGCAATGTGTTTCTGGAAAGTGCGCATTTCCGCCCGGCAAAAATCATGGGCAAGGCACGTAGCTACGGTTTGCAAACCGATTCTGCTGCGCGTTTTGAGCGTGGTGTTGATCCCGATATGCCGGTTAAGGCAATGGAACGGGCGACCCAATTGATCGTGAGCATTTGCGGCGGCGAAGTCAGTACGTTGGTGGATACGGTAGCGGATGCTGGTGTATTGCAGCGCAAAACGATTTTGCTGCGTCCTGAACGTATTCGCCGGGTGTTAGGCGTGACGATGGACGCGGCGACGGTTGAAGGCGTGTTGGCGCGTTTGAATTGTGCATTCACTGCGGTGGAGTCGGGCTGGCAAGTGCAAGCGCCGTTGGCACGTTTCGACTTGAACATCGAAGAAGATTTGATCGAAGAGCTGGCGCGGGTGCGCGGTTATGATTCGATTCCGGCGGAATTGCGCCCGCGTGCGCCGCGTATTACTCAGCCGAGTGAAACAGCCGTAAAGCGTGAAAACTTGCGTCAACTACTGGTGGCGCGGGGTTATCAGGAAGCGGTTACGTTCAGTTTTGTTGACCCGAAAATGGAGCAAATCTTGGCGCCTGCGGTCGATAGCATTGCGCTGGCTAACCCCATTTCAGCCGATTTAGGGGTGATGCGCAGTACGTTGTGGTCGGGTTTATTGCGTGCGGTTGCCTATAACGTGAATCGGCAGCAAAGTCGGGTGCGTTTGTTCGAGATTGGTCCGGCATTTTCGCAGGGTGAAGACGGTAAACCGCAGCAAAAAACCATGCTATCCGGCGTATTGACCGGAAATCTTTACCCAGAACAATGGGGACAAGTGAACCGTCCGGTCGATTTCTACGACCTAAAGGGGGATGTGGAAGCATTGTTGGAGCAGGTGACAGGTACTCGCTTCCATTTTGCGCCCGTTGCTCATGCAGCCTTGCACCCCGGTCAGTCCGCACAAATGATGACGGATGCCGAAGTGGTTGGCTGGATGGGGATGTTGCACCCTAAAATTGAAGCACAGTTGGGCTTGGAACAGCCCGTGTATGTGTTTGAATTGAATATGCAGTTGCTGATGCAGAGGGTACTACCTAAGTATCAGGCGGTTTCTAAATTTCCAGCTATTCGACGTGATTTAGCGTTGTTAGTCAGGGATGATGCATTGGCCGTTGCGTTGGAAAATGCTGTGGAAAAAACAGCAATTCCGCAATTAGTGTCCTATTATTTATTCGATGTCTACACCGGCAAAGGTATACCAGAAGGCCAAAAAAGCGTTGCTTTGAGCTTGATTTTACAAGACTTTTCGCGCACTCTTGAAGATACAGAAATCAATCAGATCGTCGATACAATCGTTACTTCACTTCAGGATGAAGTGGGTGCGGTGTTGCGTTAA
- a CDS encoding polysaccharide lyase, whose translation MVGVYQLWQEWGLLRKACTVFRPETFIIPNMNRNITLSLLLTILPSTTTLAAPQDVRTIPTTNTAQPFELAAKLQWNPHDKQWDKVLVLYNGNPSPPTSHPVWAYLNSMQIPTHPATKAGENLYYKAFHSNAFCDGNTPLTSGKPLRITFDQNTPGHYTEKDYFRDWNCPGWSMGLNNVSIVGKQEARNGQGQALRLHIPKGTSGCVNEKDCANWKPHIGAQLDSLYYSYWVKFPENFDFVRGGKLPGIGSFEPRVGGVKPNGNDGWSVRVMWDKDGKLGQYVYHPDQPKNFGDFFVWDMPPVEKGQWYQIKTLVRLNTPGKRDGIITTWLNGKQVLDKRDLRFRNSSNLQIERFLFAVFFGGTGAEWAPKRDALLYLDDFTLSVDPH comes from the coding sequence ATGGTTGGAGTATACCAGTTGTGGCAGGAATGGGGTTTACTCCGCAAGGCTTGTACCGTTTTCCGCCCAGAAACGTTTATAATCCCTAACATGAACAGAAATATCACCCTATCCCTACTCCTCACCATCCTGCCATCCACCACCACGCTGGCAGCCCCGCAAGACGTGCGCACCATCCCCACCACCAACACCGCGCAACCCTTCGAGCTTGCCGCCAAACTGCAATGGAATCCCCACGACAAACAGTGGGACAAAGTGCTAGTGCTCTACAACGGCAACCCCAGCCCACCCACTAGCCACCCGGTGTGGGCATACCTCAACAGTATGCAAATCCCCACCCACCCCGCTACCAAAGCCGGGGAAAACCTCTACTACAAAGCCTTCCACAGCAACGCCTTTTGCGACGGCAATACCCCGCTCACCTCCGGCAAGCCGCTGCGCATCACCTTCGACCAAAACACCCCCGGCCATTACACCGAAAAAGACTACTTCCGCGACTGGAACTGCCCTGGCTGGAGCATGGGCTTAAACAACGTCAGCATCGTTGGCAAGCAAGAAGCCCGCAATGGTCAAGGGCAAGCCTTGCGCCTCCACATTCCCAAAGGCACATCCGGTTGCGTCAACGAAAAAGACTGCGCCAATTGGAAACCGCACATCGGCGCACAACTCGACAGCTTGTATTACTCGTACTGGGTGAAATTCCCGGAAAACTTCGACTTCGTGCGCGGCGGCAAACTCCCCGGCATAGGCAGCTTTGAACCCCGTGTCGGCGGCGTAAAACCCAATGGCAACGACGGCTGGAGCGTGCGCGTGATGTGGGACAAAGACGGCAAACTGGGGCAATACGTCTACCACCCCGACCAACCCAAAAACTTCGGCGACTTCTTCGTGTGGGATATGCCACCCGTGGAAAAAGGTCAGTGGTATCAAATCAAAACCTTGGTGCGTCTCAACACCCCCGGCAAACGCGACGGCATTATCACCACTTGGCTGAATGGCAAACAAGTGCTGGATAAACGTGACCTGCGCTTCCGCAACAGCAGCAATCTCCAGATCGAACGCTTCCTTTTCGCCGTCTTCTTCGGCGGCACAGGCGCAGAATGGGCACCCAAACGTGATGCGCTGCTTTATTTGGACGACTTTACCCTCTCTGTTGACCCACACTGA
- the eno gene encoding phosphopyruvate hydratase yields MSEIKSVRAREIVDSRGNPTVEADVILSNGVMGRAAVPSGASTGSREAIELRDGGARYMGKGVQTAVANVNGEIANLVAGMDVTDQGGIDRAMIALDGTDNKGRLGANALLAVSMATAHAAANDQGLPLYQYLGKADSYKLPVPMMNIINGGAHADNSVDMQEFMILPVGATSMAEAVRYGAEVFHNLKSVLKKRGMNTAVGDEGGFAPDLSSNEQAIEVILEAIDKAGFKAGQDIWLGLDVASSEFYKNGKYDLESEGKQFSAEEFTAYLENWVNQYPILTIEDAMAEGDWAGWAHFTNVLGKRVQIVGDDLFVTNTKILQEGIDKGIANSILIKVNQIGTLTETLEAIGMAHKAGYTAVVSHRSGETEDTTIADIAVATNACQIKTGSLSRSDRIAKYNQLLRIAEQLGSNGTYAGKSAFKQLG; encoded by the coding sequence ATGTCTGAAATTAAATCAGTAAGGGCGCGTGAAATCGTCGATTCCCGTGGCAACCCAACGGTAGAAGCCGATGTTATCCTCAGCAATGGCGTGATGGGGCGTGCGGCAGTGCCATCCGGTGCATCCACTGGCTCGCGTGAAGCGATTGAATTGCGCGATGGTGGTGCACGTTACATGGGCAAGGGCGTACAAACCGCCGTTGCTAACGTGAACGGCGAAATCGCCAACTTGGTTGCAGGCATGGATGTCACCGATCAAGGCGGCATCGACCGCGCGATGATTGCGCTGGATGGCACTGACAACAAAGGCCGTTTGGGTGCAAACGCGCTGCTGGCAGTGTCAATGGCAACCGCACACGCAGCGGCTAACGACCAAGGCTTGCCACTGTACCAATACCTCGGCAAAGCGGATTCCTACAAACTGCCCGTGCCCATGATGAACATCATCAACGGCGGCGCACACGCGGATAATAGCGTGGACATGCAGGAATTCATGATTCTGCCCGTCGGCGCAACCAGCATGGCGGAAGCGGTGCGTTACGGTGCAGAAGTGTTCCATAACCTCAAATCCGTGCTGAAAAAGCGTGGCATGAACACGGCGGTGGGTGACGAAGGTGGTTTTGCCCCGGATTTGTCCTCCAACGAACAGGCGATTGAAGTCATTCTGGAAGCGATCGACAAAGCCGGTTTCAAAGCGGGTCAAGACATCTGGCTGGGTCTGGACGTTGCCAGCTCCGAGTTCTACAAAAACGGCAAATACGATCTGGAATCCGAAGGCAAGCAATTCAGTGCCGAAGAGTTCACCGCTTATTTGGAGAACTGGGTCAACCAATACCCGATTCTGACCATTGAAGATGCGATGGCGGAAGGCGATTGGGCGGGCTGGGCGCATTTCACCAATGTGTTGGGCAAGCGTGTCCAAATCGTCGGTGATGATTTGTTCGTGACCAATACCAAGATCCTGCAAGAAGGCATCGACAAGGGGATTGCGAACTCCATCCTGATCAAAGTTAATCAGATTGGTACGCTGACGGAAACCTTGGAAGCGATTGGTATGGCGCATAAAGCGGGTTATACGGCGGTGGTTTCACACCGTTCGGGCGAAACCGAAGATACCACGATTGCCGATATTGCGGTGGCGACTAATGCTTGCCAGATTAAGACGGGTTCGTTGTCGCGTTCTGATCGGATTGCGAAGTACAACCAGTTGCTGCGTATTGCGGAGCAGTTGGGTAGCAACGGCACTTACGCGGGAAAATCAGCGTTTAAACAGTTGGGCTGA
- a CDS encoding HNH endonuclease, translating into MSDYIPKILRTAVAERAKGSCEYCLSQARFATQSFAIDHIQSVSFGGTTELDNLALACPGCNGYKANRLDATDPVTRQQVALYNPRQHAWSEHFCWSKDFLLIIGLTPIGRATVEILRLNRQPLVNLRKALYGLGEHPPT; encoded by the coding sequence ATGTCTGATTACATTCCCAAAATTTTGCGGACTGCTGTCGCGGAACGGGCAAAGGGGTCTTGTGAATATTGTCTGAGCCAAGCCAGATTCGCCACCCAATCTTTCGCCATCGACCATATTCAGTCGGTCAGTTTTGGCGGAACAACTGAGCTGGATAATCTGGCGTTGGCTTGCCCCGGTTGCAACGGTTACAAAGCGAACAGGCTGGATGCCACTGACCCTGTAACACGGCAACAAGTCGCCTTGTATAACCCGCGTCAACACGCTTGGAGTGAACACTTCTGTTGGAGCAAAGATTTTCTGTTGATCATCGGTTTAACCCCGATTGGACGGGCAACCGTAGAAATTTTGCGTTTGAATCGGCAGCCATTGGTCAATTTACGCAAGGCACTCTACGGTTTGGGTGAGCATCCGCCAACGTAA
- a CDS encoding integration host factor subunit alpha, translating to MTITLTKADMVEHLFEELGLNKREAKDLVEMFFEEIRDALETGKHVKLSGFGNFMLRDKTQRPGRNPKTGEEIPVTARRVVTFRPGQKLKQRVEEYGSSDAA from the coding sequence ATGACAATAACATTAACCAAAGCAGATATGGTTGAACATTTGTTTGAAGAATTGGGGTTGAACAAACGCGAAGCCAAGGATTTGGTGGAAATGTTTTTTGAAGAAATCCGTGATGCTTTGGAAACCGGCAAGCATGTGAAGTTGTCGGGTTTTGGCAATTTTATGTTGCGCGATAAGACTCAACGCCCGGGACGTAACCCAAAAACGGGGGAAGAAATTCCGGTAACAGCGCGCCGTGTGGTGACATTCCGTCCTGGGCAAAAACTCAAGCAGCGGGTAGAGGAATATGGAAGCAGCGACGCCGCTTAG
- the kdsA gene encoding 3-deoxy-8-phosphooctulonate synthase has product MKLCGFDVGLDQPFFLISGPCAIETEKLALETASKLKDMTTRLGIPFIYKSSFDKANRSSHNSARGVGLKAGLRILERVKTEIGVPVLTDVHEDTPMDEVASVVDVLQTPAFLCRQTNFIQMVARTGKPVNIKKGQFLAPWDMGNVVEKARATGNQQIMVCERGYSFGYNNLVSDMRSLAIMRDTQCPVVFDATHSVQLPGGQGSCSGGQREHVPVLARAAVAVGIAGLFMESHPDPANALSDGPNSWPMDRMEELLITLVELDRVIKAQKLLENTL; this is encoded by the coding sequence ATGAAACTGTGCGGATTTGACGTAGGGCTGGATCAGCCATTTTTCCTGATTTCAGGCCCTTGTGCGATTGAAACCGAAAAGCTGGCGCTGGAAACCGCTAGCAAGCTGAAGGACATGACCACCCGTTTGGGCATTCCCTTCATCTACAAATCGTCGTTCGACAAAGCCAACCGTTCGTCGCACAACAGCGCACGTGGCGTGGGTTTGAAAGCGGGTTTGCGGATTCTGGAGCGCGTCAAAACCGAAATTGGTGTGCCTGTGTTGACGGATGTGCACGAAGATACGCCGATGGATGAAGTCGCGAGCGTCGTGGATGTGTTGCAAACGCCTGCATTCTTGTGCCGCCAGACCAATTTCATCCAAATGGTAGCGCGGACAGGCAAGCCGGTGAACATCAAAAAAGGGCAATTCCTCGCGCCGTGGGACATGGGCAACGTGGTTGAAAAAGCGCGTGCGACGGGCAACCAGCAGATTATGGTGTGCGAACGTGGTTACAGCTTCGGCTACAACAACCTTGTGTCGGATATGCGGAGTCTGGCGATTATGCGCGATACGCAATGCCCGGTGGTGTTTGATGCGACGCATTCGGTGCAGTTACCGGGCGGGCAGGGCAGTTGTTCAGGTGGGCAGCGCGAACACGTACCCGTATTGGCACGGGCGGCTGTAGCAGTCGGTATTGCCGGTTTGTTCATGGAATCGCATCCTGACCCCGCGAATGCATTGAGCGATGGGCCGAATTCATGGCCGATGGATCGCATGGAAGAATTACTGATCACGCTGGTTGAGTTAGATCGCGTCATCAAGGCACAAAAATTGCTAGAAAATACTTTGTAA
- a CDS encoding mechanosensitive ion channel → MMQIIHTLLANRYWACIVLLALFTLPLPAADAEFSVAHLEELSAELDTIETTFKQLKQQKRLDISKLDNLTTPAANLEQTAKTCVVQQEQQQTQTQEAIDSLGEANTDEDVEVKRKRKELTEKKQQLDKTLSQCRLLSLRAATLLTDTRQSRQNLLKQQLLAPSASILAYTEALLLNPTVWQMEISSLLQTLSHLPFNKTNVWIALAYGLAGLVAGLLWSIHKRREYRDALPPIHATSPTLAAVWISLLRFLPYTLFAGLAALSLYFAPPGVPIVLQLIQALLLFGLSYGILHSLLRRTGQIDGVVPTTQPMAKKLNFWARLLIIVTLTGTVFHSPLLDSALQASTAPSNTVGLLRIVLGTVVGFSLARLIWLMSKHFLFIQRTHLHWAAVSALLIAVGSLWLGYRNFSVFLFTGVFGTLFLLLAAWLLLKIPAEIFDGLDVGRTPWQQRLRQQLGLRNTQIVPGLLWLRLANMLIVSGALLILLLRLWGMPEQNFTLLLTQLANGIQIGGFTLEPLRIIGGLLIVGLLVSLTDILKKNLAESWLHRTTLSRGAREAITTVSGYAGVLFAILVGLSVAGIQFENLAIIAGALSVGIGFGLQNIVNNFVSGLILLFERPIRRGDWITVGTAEGYVRDISIRSTTIQTFDRSDIIVPNSQIISGQVTNMMLNDNFGRVIIPVNIAYGADTERVLAILQEAANAHPLVLKDRSDMKISVFFRSFSDHALSFELRCFIRDIETKLRVTSDLNLAIDKALRQEEIPMPFVRNEPYTWSGKTAKPENFS, encoded by the coding sequence ATGATGCAAATTATTCATACCCTTCTCGCAAACCGTTATTGGGCTTGCATCGTTCTGTTAGCGTTATTCACCTTGCCGTTACCAGCAGCCGATGCTGAATTTTCTGTTGCGCATTTGGAAGAACTCAGTGCCGAACTCGATACGATTGAAACAACGTTCAAACAACTTAAGCAGCAAAAGCGGCTCGACATTAGCAAGCTCGATAATTTAACTACCCCCGCTGCTAATTTGGAACAAACCGCTAAAACCTGTGTTGTGCAACAAGAGCAACAACAAACTCAAACACAAGAAGCCATCGACAGTTTGGGCGAAGCCAACACAGATGAAGACGTGGAAGTTAAACGCAAACGCAAAGAACTGACCGAGAAAAAACAGCAACTGGATAAAACGTTATCCCAATGCCGCTTGCTCAGCCTGCGAGCAGCAACCTTATTGACCGACACCCGACAATCACGTCAAAACTTGCTCAAGCAGCAATTGTTAGCGCCTAGCGCGTCCATACTCGCTTACACAGAAGCACTCCTCCTAAACCCAACAGTATGGCAGATGGAAATCAGCAGTTTGCTCCAGACACTGAGCCATCTCCCCTTCAATAAAACGAATGTGTGGATTGCACTCGCCTACGGCTTAGCTGGATTGGTGGCGGGGTTGCTGTGGAGTATTCATAAGCGCCGCGAATACCGGGATGCCTTGCCACCGATTCACGCCACCAGCCCTACGCTGGCAGCGGTGTGGATCAGTCTGTTGCGTTTTTTACCTTATACCTTGTTTGCAGGCTTAGCGGCGTTGTCGCTTTATTTTGCGCCGCCTGGTGTGCCCATTGTGTTGCAATTGATACAAGCCTTGCTGTTATTCGGGCTCAGCTACGGCATTCTGCATTCGCTGTTGCGCCGTACCGGACAAATTGACGGTGTTGTCCCTACGACACAACCAATGGCTAAAAAACTGAATTTTTGGGCACGGCTACTCATTATCGTCACGCTAACGGGCACCGTTTTTCACTCACCGCTATTAGATTCTGCCCTGCAAGCCAGTACCGCCCCCAGTAACACCGTGGGCTTGCTACGCATTGTACTGGGTACAGTGGTTGGTTTTTCACTCGCTCGCTTGATTTGGCTCATGTCGAAGCACTTTTTATTTATTCAGCGCACGCATTTGCACTGGGCGGCAGTGAGCGCATTACTGATTGCTGTCGGCAGTTTATGGCTGGGTTATCGCAATTTCTCGGTATTCTTGTTCACCGGGGTATTTGGGACACTGTTTCTATTGCTGGCAGCTTGGCTGCTACTCAAAATTCCAGCAGAGATCTTTGATGGACTGGATGTCGGGCGCACGCCATGGCAACAGCGCTTGCGGCAGCAACTGGGGCTGCGCAACACTCAAATCGTACCGGGCTTATTGTGGCTACGCCTTGCCAATATGCTGATAGTTTCTGGCGCATTGCTCATCTTATTGCTGCGATTATGGGGAATGCCTGAACAAAACTTTACCCTATTGCTGACGCAACTGGCGAATGGCATCCAGATTGGCGGCTTTACTTTAGAGCCCTTGCGCATTATTGGTGGCTTGCTGATTGTAGGGCTGCTAGTCAGTCTGACGGATATACTGAAAAAGAATCTCGCAGAAAGCTGGTTGCACCGCACAACCTTGAGCCGAGGCGCACGCGAGGCAATTACCACGGTTTCAGGCTATGCCGGTGTTTTATTCGCCATTTTAGTGGGCTTGTCGGTAGCAGGTATTCAGTTTGAAAATCTGGCAATTATTGCAGGCGCATTATCGGTCGGGATCGGTTTTGGCTTGCAAAATATCGTCAATAATTTCGTATCTGGATTGATTTTATTGTTTGAGCGCCCGATTCGGCGCGGCGATTGGATAACAGTAGGCACAGCGGAAGGTTATGTGCGCGACATTAGTATTCGCTCTACTACCATCCAAACCTTTGATCGTTCTGACATTATTGTGCCCAATTCACAAATCATTTCTGGGCAAGTCACCAATATGATGCTGAATGATAATTTCGGCCGCGTGATTATCCCCGTCAATATTGCGTATGGTGCCGATACCGAACGTGTCCTGGCAATATTGCAAGAAGCAGCGAATGCACACCCCTTGGTATTAAAAGACCGTAGCGATATGAAAATTAGCGTGTTCTTTCGGTCATTCAGCGATCATGCGCTAAGTTTTGAATTACGTTGCTTTATTCGCGATATTGAAACCAAACTCAGGGTTACCAGTGATCTAAATCTAGCAATTGACAAAGCGTTACGCCAAGAAGAAATACCCATGCCATTTGTTCGCAACGAACCGTATACGTGGTCAGGAAAAACTGCTAAACCCGAAAATTTCAGTTAG
- a CDS encoding CTP synthase, whose protein sequence is MARYIFITGGVVSSLGKGIAAASLGAILEARGLKVTMLKLDPYINVDPGTMSPFQHGEVFVTEDGAETDLDLGHYERFVGFKASKLNNFTTGRIYQTVISKERRGEYLGATVQVIPHITDEIKRCVRAGAGDADIAMVEIGGTVGDIEAMPFMEAIRQMGVEEGRSNALFIHLTLLPYVAAAGELKTKPTQHSVKELRSIGIQPDILLCRSERPFPENERKKIALFTNVEERAVISAVDLDNIYKIPLWLHAQKLDRIVAEKFGLTNLPEADLSDWKDVVSSMEFPEAEITVAMVGKYVDLTESYKSLNEALTHAGIQTHTKVKIHYLDSERLESDDEQAFELLGKVDAILVPGGFGNRGVEGKIRAAQYARENNVPYLGICLGMQVAVIEFSRHCAGLAGAHSTEFAPDSPHPVIGLITEWQAEDGTIEKRSHDSDLGGTMRLGGQPCVLQEGSLARTTYGAAQIVERHRHRYEFNNHYRETLAKHGLILSGTSIDGNLIEMVELQDHPWFLACQFHPEFTSRPRQGHPLFSGFVSAARRYHETKTSSKRS, encoded by the coding sequence ATGGCTCGATATATTTTCATCACTGGCGGCGTGGTTTCCTCTCTGGGGAAAGGCATTGCTGCCGCATCACTCGGTGCAATCCTCGAAGCGCGTGGCCTAAAAGTCACGATGCTCAAACTTGACCCCTACATCAACGTTGACCCCGGCACAATGAGTCCGTTTCAACACGGCGAAGTCTTCGTCACGGAAGATGGCGCAGAAACCGACCTCGACCTTGGGCATTACGAGCGTTTTGTCGGCTTCAAAGCCAGCAAGCTCAACAACTTCACCACCGGGCGCATTTACCAGACGGTCATCAGCAAGGAACGGCGCGGCGAATACCTCGGCGCAACCGTGCAAGTGATTCCGCACATTACCGACGAAATCAAACGTTGCGTGCGTGCGGGCGCGGGTGATGCCGACATTGCGATGGTCGAAATCGGCGGCACGGTCGGCGACATCGAAGCCATGCCCTTCATGGAAGCCATTCGCCAAATGGGTGTGGAAGAGGGCAGAAGTAATGCCCTGTTCATTCACCTGACGCTGTTGCCTTACGTTGCGGCGGCTGGCGAATTAAAAACCAAGCCCACCCAGCACTCGGTCAAGGAATTGCGTTCTATCGGCATCCAGCCCGATATTTTGCTATGCCGTAGCGAACGCCCGTTCCCCGAAAATGAGCGCAAAAAGATTGCCCTGTTCACCAACGTGGAAGAACGCGCCGTCATTTCGGCGGTAGATTTAGACAATATCTACAAAATCCCCTTGTGGCTGCACGCGCAAAAATTGGATCGCATCGTTGCCGAAAAATTTGGGCTAACCAATTTGCCGGAAGCTGATCTTTCCGATTGGAAAGATGTGGTCAGCTCAATGGAATTCCCCGAAGCGGAAATCACCGTGGCAATGGTCGGCAAATACGTCGATTTGACCGAATCGTACAAATCGTTGAACGAAGCGCTGACCCACGCGGGCATCCAAACGCATACCAAGGTCAAGATTCACTACCTCGATTCCGAACGCCTCGAATCTGACGATGAGCAAGCCTTTGAACTCTTGGGCAAAGTCGATGCGATTCTCGTCCCCGGCGGTTTTGGGAATCGCGGTGTCGAAGGCAAAATTCGTGCAGCCCAGTATGCGCGTGAAAACAACGTGCCTTACCTCGGCATTTGCTTGGGGATGCAAGTCGCGGTCATCGAATTCTCACGCCATTGCGCAGGTTTGGCAGGCGCACACAGCACCGAATTCGCGCCCGATTCGCCACATCCCGTCATCGGTTTGATCACCGAATGGCAAGCCGAAGATGGCACGATTGAAAAGCGTTCCCACGATTCCGATCTGGGCGGCACGATGCGCCTTGGCGGGCAGCCGTGCGTGTTGCAAGAAGGCTCGTTGGCTCGCACCACTTACGGCGCGGCGCAAATCGTGGAACGTCATCGCCACCGTTACGAATTCAACAACCATTACCGCGAGACGCTGGCAAAGCACGGGCTGATTTTGTCCGGCACATCCATTGACGGCAACTTGATTGAAATGGTCGAATTGCAAGATCATCCGTGGTTCTTGGCTTGCCAGTTCCACCCGGAATTCACCTCGCGTCCGCGCCAAGGGCATCCGCTGTTTAGCGGCTTTGTCAGCGCGGCACGCCGTTATCACGAAACCAAAACGAGCAGCAAACGATCATGA
- a CDS encoding MerR family transcriptional regulator: MEAATPLSSQLPPIPGKRYFTIGEVSDLCCVKTHVLRYWESEFPSLKPMKRRGNRRYYQREDVLLIRQIRGLLYEQGYTISGARQKLLDDAHTPPPAILPLEPIMVNGNDVAPLVEELERILFILNH; the protein is encoded by the coding sequence ATGGAAGCAGCGACGCCGCTTAGCAGTCAATTGCCGCCCATCCCCGGCAAGCGTTATTTCACTATTGGTGAGGTAAGTGACTTGTGCTGCGTGAAAACGCATGTGTTACGTTACTGGGAGAGCGAATTTCCTTCGCTCAAACCGATGAAGCGACGCGGCAATCGCCGCTATTATCAGCGCGAAGATGTGTTGTTGATTCGCCAGATTCGCGGTTTGCTGTATGAGCAAGGCTACACGATCAGTGGTGCGCGGCAGAAACTACTGGACGATGCACACACGCCACCGCCTGCAATCTTGCCGTTGGAGCCGATTATGGTGAATGGCAATGATGTTGCGCCGCTGGTTGAAGAGTTGGAGCGCATTCTGTTTATCCTCAACCACTGA